The DNA segment GAAACGTAATTTACTTGATAGAGCTGTGGCTCGTAGTTTGGGCGGAGCAGCTCGTTCATGGCGACGTCGTCTTCGAAGGGAAGGCTGATGGGACGCCAGGGAACCGAGGGAAGGGCCAGGCCGGCGGTGGTGTGGACGAAGGAATTGTAGGAAGGTTAAACGACGGCGAAGGCGGCAGGACCGACGCAGGTGGCTGGAGCGGATTTGGAGGCAGCAGGGTCGGCGGCTGAAACAGTGGGAATCCACCGGCGCCTTGCGGCGGCGACGACTGGAAGGTAATTGTCGGCAGGGGGAGGAAGAACGCGAACTGCTCCTGCTTCTCAGCTTCGAGCACTGGCTTCTGATAGCACAGCTCCGGCTCGTTCAGCGGCTTGAAGCTGAAGAACCCGACGGAGTAGACATGGACGCCACGCCGCCTCGACTTGAGTCGCAGCCCGGCGGCCGTCGCGGTGGACGCCACCGCGCAGAATGGCTCGTTGCTCTCGAGCAGCTTCACCGAGCAGGCCTCGATGAGATGGACGTGCTTGCTTATCCTCGGCGGCAGGCGGACCCCAAACACCCCGCGCCGGTTCGTCGTCACCACCTTCCTGTAGCCGCGCCCGCTCGCCGCATCTCCGCACTCGACTGCCACCGAAGCACCTGACGACAAGCAAAAGTAGCACCAACAATGATATCTAAGCCTTGTTGAGAGAGAGGCGAGAGAGCTGACCGGAGATCAGGTGGCTGAACTTGGAGAATTCCTGGTGAAAGCATGTATCACAGTAAACAGTTCCGACCACCACTGCAGACGGGGACTGATCCCTCGCATCACGAGCAGCAGAGGAGCAAAGGAAGATGAAGAACAGTGAGAGTACAAGTGAGCAGTGAGCTTCGCAATCCATGGCCTGTAGAAAGCGTAGTCCCCTCGATTTGGATCCAACATAGGGTCCGCAGCATTATATATAATGGAATAAGAAGAATGCGATGGGACTCGATGGGCTCGCCTTTTGCTGATCAGCTTATGAACCTTTGAAGCACAATAATGTCGATCACAGGAAAACAAATGCAACTGCTTGCGAACTAACAAAGATGAAGAGATGACTGCCTTTTGATTAGAGGAACCAGAAAAGGTGAGCAGCGGCAAGGGATAAGGGAAGGACGAAGGtacctttcttctttttcctctgccAAGCCGGGGAAGGTGTGAAGCTTATGTaccgccataattgggttggGTGACTGTTGGTTGCTGCCTGTTGAGGGCTTGAAACACGACCGCAGGCAGATTGGCTACAGGATAGAGATCACATGGATGCTGACACTGCATGCTTCAAGGCAAAATGGGGGCATTGCATTGATCGAATTGAACTGAGGTGCTTTTGCATAAACATTGAGCCTGCCAAGGATcacaaacataaaataaaaaaaaacaaatttagtATTTGGATTCAACACAGTATTTGTCATAGATCTTCCGGAGGAATTTGATAGTGACACAATCCATTTATCTTTTGTGACAACAACCTAAACATTTGAATCAAATGCAGCACATCAAGCAGAAACACATCATGATTCAGGTGAGGTGAGTAGTCATGAGGGGGTTTATCTTGCAGTAACTGCTGCTTCATAATCAACTGGTTGCATGAACATCATTATTTGTCCCTTTCATTTGACCAGTAGCTATTTCGACTGATGTCCATAACATAGAAAGCTTCATCAGGCAATGAATTGGCACAGAAAAAGTGACTAGATAAACCCTTCATGAGGTGCAGGTAATGGCAACCAACCATTCTCACCGAGTGCTATTAGCACAACATCACCTGAAAACAAGATTCTAGGTTAAATTCGGATGTTTGACCCTTTTAATAGATACTTGCAAAATAAAGACCAGCAGGAGGTAAAAGCTGCATAAGTAATGTCATAAGTACTTCCACATGTCATAACTTTTCTAGCAATAGAACCAAATTATCTCAATTTAAATACTGACCTTTTCTCATGGATAATTGTGGCAATACAAAAATGTTTGGAGCAGCATTTGCAGATCTTATTCTGTAGGAACAAAGCCTTCAAGCAAAAATTGCTCGAATCATGTCAAGCAGTAGAACAGTTGACATGAATGCTCTGAAGAGATTACAGCAGAATACGATAAAGTAGGTTACATAAACTTTTTAGCTAAAACAATGTACCAAAAATAATTCTAGAGTTGACCTGTAGAGCCATTCTAAATCGTCAAGCAGAAACTGAGATATCAAAAATTACATTGGAGCTATACTCCCACTTTCCAGCAAGTGCAACCTCTAAAAACTGATACCAATTCTTCGATACATGTTTGGGTGGTCTTATATATGCATATTTTCCCATGCTTGGACATTCATATAATAAGCATCCTAAAATTCTATGAATCAGATCTATTTTCAATCTAAcgataaatataaaaatgatcatttatattatttacaAGCCTATTATATAAAGCGCTAAAAGGAGAATCACCTCCATCATTTTACAAATTCCCAAAAATGGAAAATGAACCAAGTCATTAGTAAAATTAAAACTTTGTCTAAACAAATTATCTCCAAAAAATTTACCACAATGTCAACAACTGATTTATAACCTCAGACAAGATCTTGGTCTTAAATTTGGCATGATATGCTGCCAATTTGCAGTTCTATGTAAACAGTTGTGCGATCAAAACTCCATCTCAAGCTTTCAGGACACTGGCATCTCCTGGAGCTAATGAAAGAAATTGATTCTTATTTTCTCTGTTTTACAGTCTCTGTTTTGTTCATCTGGTACTATTCCAAAAATATGAGGTCCAAGTCTAACAAAATGTAACATCTAACATGGAATCATTACACCTTCTAAAATGATTTGTTAAATTCCCAATATCCGATGCTGTTGTGCTCCCTACCCAGTCGGGCATTTGTCCTCAGAAGGTAGGAATTGGAAATTGTGCATCAAACTATTATGAGAGAACATGAAAAGATAACATGTAATCTTCAACATCTTAGTGCATCCAACAATCTTTAACAAATGGATCTGAGAAATTGATGTATCGTTCCCATAGATGTCTGTACCTGCTTATAGCTAGTTTAAGCCA comes from the Musa acuminata AAA Group cultivar baxijiao chromosome BXJ2-8, Cavendish_Baxijiao_AAA, whole genome shotgun sequence genome and includes:
- the LOC103996058 gene encoding uncharacterized protein LOC103996058; protein product: MDCEAHCSLVLSLFFIFLCSSAARDARDQSPSAVVVGTVYCDTCFHQEFSKFSHLISGASVAVECGDAASGRGYRKVVTTNRRGVFGVRLPPRISKHVHLIEACSVKLLESNEPFCAVASTATAAGLRLKSRRRGVHVYSVGFFSFKPLNEPELCYQKPVLEAEKQEQFAFFLPLPTITFQSSPPQGAGGFPLFQPPTLLPPNPLQPPASVLPPSPSFNLPTIPSSTPPPAWPFPRFPGVPSAFPSKTTSP